A genomic window from Elaeis guineensis isolate ETL-2024a chromosome 3, EG11, whole genome shotgun sequence includes:
- the LOC140856406 gene encoding putative disease resistance protein RGA1, producing the protein MILQSSSGIMAELAVTAASPVVKMVVEKLASGLWKELGLARSIYTDMEKLQSKLSTIQDVLDGAEKKSITNRALQGWLKKLKDAALDADDVVDEFQTEALRRRMERHDRMTGKVRDFFSSNNPIAFRYKIGGKIREIRKRFDEIAKENKDFNLMVIKSDSDRPVSRETKSLAVESEIYGRDNEKNEVIQILVDKDNDKNISILPIVGLGGIGKTTLAQTVYHNDRIEKHFELRMWVCVGENFDEEGVLQKMIVQVPGKPKNLSTLEAKSSFLKEKLTTKRFLLVLDDLWNEDDLEWEKLKPLFEHAKLGSKIIVTTRSERVASIAGTIVPPCRLQGLGIDCCWTLFKQRAFRSETEEDNPELVEIGRKIIKKCGGLPLAAKVLGSLMNSYTKVHEWSAICKDFEAGGLPIGEDGILPALKLSYDHLPSHLKRCFTYCSVFPKDHEFEITRLIQLWMAEGLIDTSRTSQNAEDVGKQYFDNLLSRSFFQDVQMDEYNDPWICKMHDLVHDLACSITEDEALVMKGDTKGISHGCRYLSIPYSSGSSIDFKTTYEAKKLRLLVLFKAEYRSNVDVDEFIFNATKTFTQLRALDLNHGGFAKLSNRISILKHLRFIDLSFAPFTTLPASITRLYNLQTLNLRACNMLEELPDGIGNLCNLRYMDISWCPEITTLPTSITRLSSLQTLKLQECYKLEELPEGIGNLCNLRYMDISWCWEITTLPTSITRLSSLQTLNPSHCWMLKELPEGINNLGNLRHLDITDCFHLACIPRGLGRLSNLETLPMFIVAQENGCTIAELQHLNSIHGSLEIKNLHHVKDPDEAMQANLRAKTRLNRLSLGWNRIHEPSSTEVEVAEGVFERLQPHHNLEKLEIYSYIGTRLPNWMSPSFPNLVELTMGNLKRCEHLPLGPWPSLKNLKLHKMHAVRRIGEEFYGDGGGITFPSLEDLTLVDMPDLEKWHAESCPRLTKLEIISCPKLVVQPCIPCSVEIFEIISSNEMLLSAGSLAKLSKLRSLQIFCCGISSSSSGWWDGLQCLTALDSLQIRECDELTCLPEDIMYLPSLHTLFLWGNRNLRSLEGGGRKQQQPTPLFTTLQYLYIREAGMLTSLPEWVGGLTSLQELNISDLPQLAMLPDGLRYLTALQKLNISNLPQLSMLPDSLQHLTALQELNISYLPQLAMLPEGLRHLTALQTLVISNLPQPTMLPDGLRHLTALQMLEISNLPQLKMLPDGLRHLTALRQLNLSNLPQLKMLPDGLQHLTALQLLRIGGCPLLVRRCKRETGEDWHKIAHIQKIIIHQEEENREEMNERRTFAAKFLDRFGFARCTGHS; encoded by the coding sequence ATGATTCTCCAATCATCCTCTGGAATCATGGCTGAATTAGCAGTAACAGCTGCCAGTCCTGTTGTCAAAATGGTGGTGGAGAAGTTGGCCTCTGGGCTATGGAAGGAGCTGGGATTGGCGAGGAGCATCTACACCGACATGGAGAAGTTGCAGAGCAAGTTATCAACGATCCAGGACGTGCTTGATGGTGCAGAGAAGAAATCTATCACCAACAGAGCTCTGCAAGGTTGGTTGAAGAAACTCAAAGATGCAGCTTTAGATGCTGACGATGTGGTGGATGAGTTCCAAACTGAAGCACTGCGGCGAAGAATGGAGAGACATGACCGCATGACTGGAAAGGTGCGTGACTTCTTTTCCTCAAACAATCCAATCGCATTTCGATATAAAATTGGTGGCAAGAtaagagagattagaaagagatttGATGAGATTGCAAAGGAGAACAAGGATTTTAATTTGATGgtgatcaaatctgactcagataGGCCTGTGAGCCGTGAGACCAAGTCACTAGCTgttgaatctgaaatttatgggaGAGATAATGAAAAAAATGAGGTCATCCAAATCTTAGTCGACAAAgacaatgacaaaaatatctcaaTCCTCCCAATAGTTGGCCTCGGTGGTATTGGAAAGACTACCCTTGCTCAAACAGTCTATCATAATGATAGGATTGAGAAGCACTTCGAGCTTCGAATGTGGGTGTGCGTGGGTGAAAATTTTGATGAAGAAGGGGTCTTGCAGAAAATGATTGTACAGGTTCCAGGGAAACCAAAAAATTTGTCCACCCTAGAGGCCAAGTCATCTTTCTTGAAGGAGAAATTGACAACAAAAAGATTTCTTTTGGTTCTTGATGATCTGTGGAATGAAGATGACTTGGAATGGGAAAAACTAAAACCCTTGTTCGAGCATGCCAAATTAGGTAGCAAGATCATTGTAACGACACGCAGCGAACGTGTTGCTTCTATAGCTGGAACCATCGTCCCACCATGCAGACTTCAAGGGTTAGGAATTGATTGCTGTTGGACTCTGTTCAAGCAAAGGGCATTTAGGTCTGAGACGGAAGAAGATAACCCCGAATTGGTGGAAATTGGACGGAAGATCATTAAAAAGTGTGGAGGTTTGCCTTTAGCAGCAAAAGTTCTGGGAAGTCTGATGAACTCTTACACAAAGGTACACGAGTGGTCCGCTATCTGCAAAGATTTTGAAGCAGGAGGGTTACCAATAGGCGAAGATGGAATTCTCCCTGCACTAAAGTTGAGTTATGATCATTTACCTTCTCACTTGAAGCGGTGTTTCACGTACTGTTCTGTGTTCCCGAAAGATCATGAATTTGAAATAACGAGATTGATTCAGTTGTGGATGGCTGAAGGACTCATTGATACATCACGTACTTCTCAAAATGCAGAGGACGTTGGCAAGCAATACTTTGATAATTTGTTGTCAAGATCATTCTTTCAAGATGTCCAAATGGATGAGTACAATGATCCATGGATATGTAAGATGCATGATTTAGTCCATGATCTTGCATGTTCCATCACAGAGGATGAAGCTTTAGTCATGAAGGGGGATACGAAGGGCATTTCACATGGATGCCGTTATCTATCGATACCATATTCTTCTGGGTCATCAATTGATTTCAAGACAacttatgaagccaaaaaattgaGATTGCTTGTTTTGTTTAAGGCAGAATATCGTAGTAACGTTGATGTGGATGAATTTATCTTCAATGCAACAAAAACTTTCACCCAGTTACGTGCATTGGACTTAAATCATGGTGGATTTGCGAAGTTGTCTAATAGAATAAGCATATTAAAGCATCTACGATTCATTGACCTATCATTTGCTCCTTTTACAACATTGCCTGCCTCGATCACCAGACTTTACAATTTGCAGACATTGAATCTTCGAGCTTGCAACATGCTAGAAGAATTGCCTGATGGTATAGGTAACCTATGCAATCTTAGATATATGGATATATCATGGTGTCCTGAGATTACAACGTTGCCTACCTCGATCACCAGACTTTCCAGTTTGCAGACATTGAAACTTCAAGAATGCTACAAGCTAGAAGAATTGCCTGAAGGTATAGGTAACCTATGCAACCTTAGATATATGGATATATCATGGTGTTGGGAGATTACAACGTTACCTACCTCGATCACCAGACTTTCCAGTTTGCAGACATTGAATCCTTCCCATTGCTGGATGCTAAAAGAATTGCCTGAAGGTATAAATAATCTAGGCAACCTCAGACACCTAGATATAACAGATTGTTTCCATCTGGCTTGCATACCTCGTGGCCTGGGCCGGTTGAGTAACCTTGAGACATTGCCGATGTTCATTGTTGCTCAGGAGAATGGGTGCACCATTGCCGAGCTGCAACATCTGAACTCTATTCATGGTAGCTTGGAAATTAAAAATCTGCATCATGTGAAAGATCCAGATGAAGCCATGCAAGCAAACCTGAGGGCAAAGACGAGATTGAATCGTCTGAGTCTTGGATGGAACAGGATACATGAACCATCATCTACTGAAGTGGAAGTGGCAGAGGGTGTATTTGAAAGGCTCCAACCTCACCATAATCTGGAGAAGTTGGAAATCTATTCTTATATAGGCACCAGATTACCCAATTGGATGTCACCTTCTTTCCCGAATCTAGTTGAGCTTACAATGGGGAACCTCAAGAGGTGTGAACATCTTCCACTTGGTCCATGGCCCTCATTAAAGAATTTGAAATTGCATAAAATGCATGCCGTGAGGAGAATCGGAGAAGAGTTTTATGGGGATGGTGGCGGCATCACATTCCCGTCACTAGAGGATTTGACTTTAGTAGACATGCCCGATTTGGAAAAATGGCATGCAGAATCATGCCCTCGCCTTACCAAGTTGGAGATAATTTCATGCCCCAAATTAGTCGTACAGCCATGTATCCCATGCTCTGTGGAGATTTTTGAAATAATCAGCAGCAATGAGATGCTGTTATCAGCAGGGAGCCTTGCAAAGTTGTCCAAACTCAGATCTCTACAAATTTTTTGCTGCGgaatatcatcatcatcatctgggTGGTGGGATGGGCTGCAATGCCTCACCGCCCTTGATTCCCTACAAATTAGAGAATGTGATGAGCTGACTTGTTTGCCCGAGGATATTATGTACCTGCCCTCACTCCATACCCTTTTTTTATGGGGAAACAGAAATCTAAGAAGTCTGGAGGGAGGAGGAAGGAAGCAACAGCAGCCCACCCCCTTGTTCACTACCCTCCAATATTTATATATACGAGAAGCCGGCATGTTGACTTCTTTGCCAGAGTGGGTAGGAGGCCTCACCTCACTCCAAGAGCTGAATATCTCCGACTTGCCCCAACTAGCAATGCTGCCAGATGGCCTACGATACCTCACCGCACTCCAAAAGCTGAATATCTCCAACCTGCCCCAGCTGTCAATGCTGCCAGATAGCCTACAACATCTCACCGCACTCCAAGAGCTGAATATCTCCTACTTGCCCCAGCTAGCAATGCTGCCAGAAGGCCTACGACACCTCACCGCACTCCAAACATTGGTTATCTCCAACCTGCCCCAGCCGACGATGCTGCCAGATGGCCTACGACACCTCACGGCACTCCAAATGCTGGAAATCTCCAACCTGCCCCAGCTGAAAATGCTGCCAGATGGCCTACGACACCTCACCGCACTCCGACAGCTGAATCTCTCCAACCTGCCCCAGCTGAAAATGCTCCCAGATGGCCTACAACACCTCACCGCACTTCAACTCTTGAGGATTGGAGGCTGTCCCCTGCTAGTGAGGCGATGCAAGAGGGAGACAGGCGAGGACTGGCACAAGATTGCTCACATCCAAAAAATCATCATTCACCAAGAGgaagaaaatagagaagaaaTGAATGAAAGACGCACCTTCGCTGCAAAATTTCTTGATCGATTTGGGTTTGCACGCTGCACGGGTCATAGCTGA